In the genome of Flavobacterium panacagri, one region contains:
- a CDS encoding TonB-dependent receptor — protein MKYFNPKTLRLLLTISFVFSFLIVSAQQNGKIKGTITTSDGELAAGVNVILKNSKYWTVSDENGNFEFNRVKPSTYTLQVSLTGYETSESEVIVAESETSNINLQLKVSNKELKEVVVNGKKSILSKKTDYVARMPLTNIENPQVYSVIQKELLLQQVAVDIKGAVMNAPGVVSISYPSGGVGMIFRGFSIGVNARNGMETVSGRSSVDLGNVERIEIMKGPSGTLFGSSVSSFGGVVNLVTKKPFETTAAEVSYTAGSYNLNRLTVDVNTPLNQEKTVLFRINMGVHREKSFLDYGFNNTLLFAPSLTYKASEKLTFNFDAELYNVNNTRRTYNTYDANSGITNPSQLQIDYKKSMFHDDNDAKSTATKFFGQAEYQISENWKSTTVFSFVGEDVERSYQSYAVWSSPTQVARRVGLWGPIFNNYTNIQENINGQFSTGSIKHKFLAGVNYRLYTSNFSGGSTFTLDNIDITTPFAPIRRKAVDAGLNLTTSAVADQKTISAYSCDVINFTDKFSAMLSLRLDNFERAKVGTVEGYSQTALSPKFGLVYEIVKSQVSVFANYMNGFQNMAPVTQPDQTLLVLDPIYAVQYEGGLKAETSNKKLSGSISYYNITIDNATRVDAGYTIQDGKQVSKGVDFELMATPFNGLSIVSGYAYNDNRIVRASDPTIEGKKATSSPENVVNFWTTYTFQNKLKGLGIGAGANYIDKNYFTANNLIYMPSYTVYNATVYYEKPTWRLGLKFNNITNEKYWDFWGSSMAPANLLANLTIKF, from the coding sequence ATGAAATATTTTAATCCGAAGACATTACGTCTTCTATTGACAATTAGTTTTGTCTTTTCGTTCTTAATCGTATCTGCCCAACAAAATGGAAAAATTAAAGGAACCATCACCACTTCAGACGGCGAATTAGCTGCTGGAGTTAATGTGATCTTAAAAAACTCAAAATATTGGACTGTTTCTGACGAAAATGGAAACTTCGAATTCAACAGAGTTAAACCAAGCACCTATACTTTACAAGTTTCCTTAACGGGTTACGAAACTTCAGAAAGTGAAGTAATTGTAGCAGAAAGTGAGACATCAAATATTAATTTACAGCTAAAAGTTTCTAACAAAGAATTAAAAGAAGTTGTTGTAAATGGCAAAAAAAGCATATTATCTAAAAAAACAGATTATGTTGCCAGAATGCCTTTAACCAACATTGAAAACCCGCAGGTCTACAGTGTAATCCAAAAAGAACTTTTATTACAGCAGGTTGCCGTAGATATAAAAGGCGCTGTTATGAACGCACCAGGGGTTGTGTCAATTAGTTACCCATCTGGTGGAGTTGGAATGATTTTCAGAGGATTTTCTATTGGAGTTAATGCTCGTAACGGAATGGAAACAGTTTCTGGACGTTCTTCTGTTGATCTTGGTAACGTAGAGCGTATTGAAATCATGAAAGGCCCTTCTGGAACTTTATTTGGTTCTTCAGTGTCTTCTTTTGGAGGTGTAGTGAATCTTGTTACAAAAAAACCTTTTGAAACTACTGCTGCCGAAGTATCTTACACGGCTGGAAGCTACAATTTAAACCGATTAACTGTAGATGTTAACACTCCTTTAAATCAGGAAAAAACAGTTTTATTCAGAATCAATATGGGAGTTCACAGAGAAAAAAGCTTCCTTGATTATGGTTTCAACAATACGCTTCTTTTCGCTCCTAGCTTAACTTATAAAGCATCGGAAAAACTTACTTTTAACTTCGATGCAGAACTTTACAATGTAAACAACACCAGACGTACATATAATACTTATGACGCAAATTCTGGGATAACAAACCCTAGCCAACTTCAAATCGATTACAAAAAGTCTATGTTCCATGATGATAACGATGCCAAATCAACGGCTACAAAATTCTTTGGGCAAGCTGAATATCAAATATCTGAAAACTGGAAATCTACAACTGTATTCTCTTTTGTAGGGGAAGATGTAGAACGCAGTTATCAAAGTTATGCAGTATGGAGTTCACCAACACAAGTAGCCAGAAGAGTTGGACTTTGGGGACCTATCTTTAATAACTATACTAATATTCAGGAAAACATTAACGGACAGTTTTCAACTGGAAGCATCAAACATAAATTCCTTGCTGGTGTAAACTACAGACTTTATACTTCAAACTTCTCAGGCGGATCAACTTTTACACTTGATAATATTGATATTACAACTCCTTTTGCTCCTATTAGAAGAAAAGCAGTTGATGCTGGTCTTAACCTGACAACTTCTGCGGTTGCTGACCAAAAAACAATTAGTGCTTACTCTTGTGATGTTATCAATTTTACAGACAAATTCTCCGCAATGTTAAGTTTGCGTTTGGATAATTTTGAAAGAGCAAAAGTGGGAACTGTTGAGGGTTACAGCCAAACAGCACTTTCTCCAAAATTTGGATTAGTATATGAAATTGTAAAAAGTCAAGTTTCTGTATTCGCAAATTACATGAATGGTTTCCAGAATATGGCACCTGTGACACAGCCTGATCAAACCTTATTAGTTTTAGATCCAATTTATGCGGTACAATATGAAGGAGGTTTAAAAGCCGAAACGTCTAATAAGAAATTAAGCGGCTCTATTAGTTACTACAACATTACCATTGATAATGCTACAAGAGTTGATGCTGGATATACTATCCAAGATGGTAAACAAGTAAGCAAAGGTGTTGATTTTGAATTAATGGCAACTCCATTTAACGGACTTAGTATTGTAAGTGGATATGCTTATAATGACAACCGAATTGTACGAGCATCTGATCCAACTATTGAAGGAAAAAAAGCGACAAGTTCTCCTGAGAATGTAGTTAACTTCTGGACTACTTATACTTTCCAAAATAAATTGAAAGGATTAGGTATTGGTGCAGGTGCAAACTATATCGACAAGAATTACTTTACTGCAAATAATTTAATTTATATGCCTTCTTATACCGTTTACAATGCAACTGTATATTATGAAAAACCAACATGGAGATTAGGTTTAAAATTCAACAATATTACAAACGAAAAATACTGGGATTTCTGGGGTTCATCAATGGCACCAGCCAACTTGTTAGCAAACCTGACAATCAAATTTTAA
- a CDS encoding PepSY-associated TM helix domain-containing protein, producing the protein MTFKKLILKIHLWLGLASGLIVVILGITGCLYSFEEELRPIVHDYYHVDQVKEKKLPLSQIIEIAKKANKNPKESISGCRILNEDDRTIIVWFYEELNPDAFWYWNQYQSTYLYVDPYSGAVKKQENVNFEFFVFVRMLHQTLCLNSKIGDPITGTATIIFIISLITGLILWWPKNKQAVKQRFWFQWKNSTKWKRKNYDLHNILGFYSMFFALLIALTGLVWAFQSYDKGLQWLFNGGKTFKREKVVSDTTQYNKNRPLDKIYASVKETHPEAKSYYFFLPKETDSLATYNTFIRYKSRFDDTATDYDQYTAKPLRTIKYKDKSNGEKFRFLNYDLHVGSILGFPGKVLAFFASLICASLPITGFLIWWGRNNKKKKSIVNN; encoded by the coding sequence ATGACTTTTAAAAAACTCATTCTTAAAATTCACTTATGGCTGGGATTAGCATCTGGCTTAATTGTAGTTATATTGGGTATTACGGGATGTTTGTATTCTTTTGAAGAGGAACTGCGTCCTATTGTTCATGATTACTATCACGTAGATCAGGTAAAAGAAAAAAAACTTCCTCTGAGCCAAATCATAGAAATTGCAAAAAAAGCCAACAAAAACCCAAAAGAATCTATTTCAGGATGCCGAATCCTGAATGAAGATGACCGCACCATAATTGTCTGGTTTTATGAAGAATTAAATCCAGATGCCTTTTGGTATTGGAACCAATATCAAAGCACTTATCTCTATGTAGATCCTTATAGTGGAGCGGTTAAAAAACAGGAAAATGTTAATTTCGAGTTTTTTGTTTTTGTTCGAATGCTGCATCAGACATTATGCCTAAACAGCAAAATTGGAGATCCCATTACAGGAACAGCTACCATTATCTTTATCATTTCTTTAATTACCGGGCTTATTCTTTGGTGGCCAAAAAATAAACAGGCTGTTAAACAGCGTTTTTGGTTTCAATGGAAAAACAGTACAAAATGGAAACGAAAAAACTACGATTTACATAATATTCTTGGGTTTTATTCTATGTTTTTTGCGTTATTGATTGCACTTACAGGATTGGTTTGGGCATTTCAATCTTATGATAAAGGTTTGCAATGGTTATTTAATGGAGGAAAAACATTCAAAAGAGAAAAAGTAGTTTCTGATACTACTCAATACAACAAAAATAGACCGCTTGACAAAATTTATGCATCTGTAAAAGAAACTCATCCTGAGGCCAAAAGCTATTATTTCTTTCTTCCAAAAGAAACTGATTCACTTGCGACTTACAACACCTTTATCAGATACAAAAGCCGCTTTGATGATACCGCTACAGATTATGATCAATATACTGCGAAACCTCTTCGAACAATAAAGTATAAAGACAAAAGCAACGGTGAGAAATTCAGATTCCTAAATTACGATCTGCATGTTGGCAGCATATTAGGTTTTCCAGGAAAAGTACTTGCCTTTTTTGCCAGCTTAATTTGTGCTAGTTTACCTATAACAGGCTTTCTAATTTGGTGGGGAAGAAATAACAAGAAAAAGAAATCTATTGTTAATAATTAA